The genomic interval CCGTATCTCAGTCCCAGTGTGGCCGTACACCCTCTCAGGCCGGCTACCCGTCGTTACCTTGGTGGTCCGTTACACCGCCAACTAGTTGATAGGATACGAGCACCTCCACCAGTGCATTACTGCTTTAACCCGTAGGCCTATGGGGTATTAGCGTCCGTTTCCAGACGTTGTCCCCCGCTGATGGACAGCTTCTCATATAATACTCACCCGTCCGCCGCTCCGTAATTCCATTCCTGTCTCCAGTTAAGAACTCCGTCGCACAACTTGCATGTGTTACGCACGCCGCCAGCGTTTATCCTGAGCCAGGATCAAACTCTCAGTTGAAAGTTGTGATTCGTTCTGGCTTATTCTGTCGCTCAACTAAAACTTACATCTCATCTGTATTCTTACTCTGTCAATTTACTCGAGAAAATTGATTAACTCTCGCTGTTGTCTTGCTTCTTGGCCTCGCTCTGTGTCTCAGCTCTTGGCTCTCTCAAGCGCAACAAGGGAAATTATACACCGCTTTTTCTCTGTGTCAACACTGCGCGAAAAAATTGCTGCTCCTGTAGTATTATTGCTGTGCGACACATTTTACGCAAAGGAGAGACATTTATGTTGAGAGTTCTGCATGTTAGCACTATGAGATGCGGCGGAGCTGAAACATTGCTGGTGAATTTGCACCGCAATATTGACCGGGACAAGCTGCAGTTCGACTACTTCTGCTATGATAAGGAAGGGCGATATTATCAGTATTACGAGAATATTGTCAGGGAGCTTGGCGGCAAGGTATGGCACTTCAAGCATCCTCGCGAGCTTGGTATCTACGGTACGTACAGGGTGTTCCGAGATTTTCTTATGGAACATCCTGAACACAGGATAGTGCACGGACACGTGTGGTATTCAGCTATTCAGCTGATGGCGGCAAAGAAGAACGGCAGAATCTGCATAGCCCACAGCCACAGCAGTAGCGATATCAGCATGAGCTGGAGGAAATCCATTCTGAAGATACCGTTCATCTACCCTGCAAGGCACTTGGCAGATTACTTGTTCGCATGCTCGCCTCAGGCAGGAGTGGACAAGTTCGGCAGGAAGGCTAAGGTGAGATTTCTGCGCAACGGCATCGACACTGGACGCTACACTTTCAATCCTGAAACTCGCAGGGCAGTCCGTGAGAGCAGAGGCGTAACCTCAGAAGGCACGCTTGTGCTTGGCCACGTCGGAAGCCTTTCTCCCGTCAAGAACCACAAGTTCCTCGTCGAGGTCTTCAGGGAAATACACAACCGAGTGCCCAACTCCAAGCTGTGGCTCTTGGGCGGCGGAGAGCTAGAGGACGAGATACGTGCTCAGGTTCACGCGCTGGGGCTGGAGGACGCGGTGGACTTCGTGGGAATCACTGATAGGGTCAGCGAGTACCTCATGGGAATGGACGTGTTTGTGTTCCCGTCGTTCCACGAAGGGCTGAGTATCGCATTGCTTGAAGCGCAGGCTTCGGGAGTACCGTGCGTTGTGTCGAGCGGCAATCAGGATGAAGGGATTGTGTCCGACAGAGTCAGGCGGCTTAGGTTAGGCCCCCCCCCCAGTACGTAGAATTATGGAGTGATGCGGTTCTGGAGGCCGCGAAAGTCAGAGACAGCAGGGAACGTTATCCGCAGAAAGTCGCGGAGGCAGGGTTCGACATCAGGAAGGTCGCGCAGGAACTGCAGGCGTTCTATTTGTCGCTCGTCCCGAATGCGTGAATTCTTTGCGTTTGCGCTGAGTGTGTGATATATTCTTCCTCACAGGCTCTCCTGTCCAGCTTCCGTGCTGGCGGGGAACTAAGAAGCCATCACTCTGATATTCATACGCATATAATCGTCAGGGAAGGCTTGCGCACAAAGAGCCTCCCTGATTTTTTGTGTGCACCGCTGCGGCAGATTACGAGAGGAGGAGGAATTATTGCCCGGCAACGAAGACAATGCCCCGCGCATTAATCACGAGATAACGTCATCACAGGTTCTGCTTGTCGATGAAAACGGGGTAAAAGTAGGCATCACCAATACCAGCGAAGCCATACGTATGGCTCATGAACAGTCCTTAGACCTTGTGGAGGTTGCACCGCTCGCTGCTCCGCCAGTCTGCAGGATCATGGACTACGGCAAATACAGGTACCAGCTCCAGAAAAAGGAGAAGGATGCCCGCAAGAAGCAGAAGGTTCAAGAGCTCAAGGAGATCAAGATGCGGCCGAAGATCGATGACCACGACTTCGACTTCAAGACACGCGCCGTCAGAGCTTTCCTTGAGAAGGGACACAGGGTTAAGGTCTCTGTATTCTTCAGAGGCAGGGAAATGTCTTTCCTTGAGAGGGGCGAAGAAGTCCTCAACCGAGTCATCGCAGAGTGCGCGGATGTCGGC from Synergistaceae bacterium carries:
- a CDS encoding glycosyltransferase, producing the protein MRCGGAETLLVNLHRNIDRDKLQFDYFCYDKEGRYYQYYENIVRELGGKVWHFKHPRELGIYGTYRVFRDFLMEHPEHRIVHGHVWYSAIQLMAAKKNGRICIAHSHSSSDISMSWRKSILKIPFIYPARHLADYLFACSPQAGVDKFGRKAKVRFLRNGIDTGRYTFNPETRRAVRESRGVTSEGTLVLGHVGSLSPVKNHKFLVEVFREIHNRVPNSKLWLLGGGELEDEIRAQVHALGLEDAVDFVGITDRVSEYLMGMDVFVFPSFHEGLSIALLEAQASGVPCVVSSGNQDEGIVSDRVRRLRLGPPPST
- the infC gene encoding translation initiation factor IF-3 translates to MPGNEDNAPRINHEITSSQVLLVDENGVKVGITNTSEAIRMAHEQSLDLVEVAPLAAPPVCRIMDYGKYRYQLQKKEKDARKKQKVQELKEIKMRPKIDDHDFDFKTRAVRAFLEKGHRVKVSVFFRGREMSFLERGEEVLNRVIAECADVGKAEGRPVMEGRYMRLLLTPQVSAQGAKPKAPAASSTSSTSSTQSKGE